A genomic window from Luteolibacter sp. LG18 includes:
- a CDS encoding MGMT family protein: MKEDREPTGFEMAVYDVVRRIPKGKVSTYGAVARAAGRGSARSVGSALARNPFAPEVPCHRVVRADGALGGFSGHTEGPEMDRKTRMLREEGVEVRDGAVDMTRFGAGLE; this comes from the coding sequence ATGAAGGAGGATCGCGAGCCGACCGGTTTCGAGATGGCGGTGTACGACGTCGTCCGGCGCATTCCGAAGGGGAAGGTCTCCACCTACGGTGCGGTCGCCCGCGCGGCAGGGCGGGGGAGCGCCCGCTCGGTCGGCTCGGCCTTGGCGAGGAATCCTTTCGCCCCCGAGGTGCCATGTCACCGCGTGGTGCGGGCGGATGGTGCCTTGGGTGGATTCAGCGGCCACACCGAGGGCCCGGAGATGGACCGGAAGACCCGCATGCTGCGGGAGGAGGGCGTGGAGGTCAGGGATGGAGCCGTCGATATGACGCGCTTCGGGGCTGGCCTCGAATGA
- a CDS encoding SET domain-containing protein-lysine N-methyltransferase: protein MAKAVKDKRAEEAWLRKKLTELWNRGQSEYCEVRGSVIHGRGVYATQFIPNETKIIEYVGELVDKEESDKRAHAQHAKSIETGDAAVYIFTLSKRWDIDGNVPWNTARLINHSCNPNCEAWIEGRKIFIHSLRDIQEGEELTFDYGFDVECYVDHPCLCGSENCVGYIVSRDQWPELRQRLAGAEE from the coding sequence ATGGCAAAGGCTGTGAAGGACAAGAGGGCGGAGGAAGCGTGGCTGCGGAAGAAGCTCACCGAGCTGTGGAACCGCGGGCAGAGCGAGTATTGCGAGGTGCGCGGTTCCGTGATCCACGGCCGCGGCGTGTATGCCACCCAGTTCATTCCGAACGAAACCAAGATCATCGAGTACGTTGGTGAGCTGGTGGACAAGGAGGAGAGTGACAAGCGGGCGCATGCCCAGCACGCGAAGTCGATCGAGACCGGCGATGCCGCGGTCTATATTTTCACGCTTTCGAAGCGCTGGGACATCGACGGCAACGTGCCGTGGAACACCGCGCGCCTCATCAACCATTCCTGCAATCCGAACTGCGAGGCGTGGATCGAAGGCCGCAAGATTTTCATCCACTCGCTGCGGGACATCCAGGAGGGCGAGGAGCTGACCTTCGACTACGGTTTCGATGTGGAATGTTACGTCGATCATCCCTGCCTCTGCGGCTCGGAGAACTGCGTGGGCTACATTGTGAGCCGTGACCAATGGCCCGAGCTGCGCCAACGCCTCGCGGGCGCGGAGGAGTGA
- a CDS encoding ParB/RepB/Spo0J family partition protein, producing the protein MAKQALGKGLGALIKKQPGTVPTAQGVSADESKRVRDVPLDQVVPSPLQPRTTFIESPLDDLMESIRQHGIIQPLIVRPVDGKLELIAGERRWRASQKLGLATVPVIEREASDRDVLEMALIENLQREDLNPMEEAAGYVRLAREFTMKQEEIAARVGKSRASVANAMRLLDLHGDVQLLVAQARLSVGHAKAILSIKDRDAQLLASDQVIRRQLTVRATEKLAQTFQNDLATPATEGGSAKAAASTPARETDAHIRAIENRLRDLFATHVAITHSTKKGKIELEYYGNDDLQRILELLGADEV; encoded by the coding sequence ATGGCGAAGCAGGCACTCGGAAAGGGACTAGGAGCCCTCATCAAGAAACAACCCGGAACCGTTCCGACGGCGCAGGGAGTTTCCGCCGATGAATCGAAGCGCGTGCGCGATGTTCCTCTCGATCAGGTCGTCCCTTCGCCTCTCCAGCCGCGCACCACCTTCATCGAGTCGCCCTTGGACGACCTGATGGAATCGATCCGCCAGCACGGCATCATCCAGCCGCTGATCGTCCGCCCGGTGGACGGCAAGCTGGAGCTCATCGCCGGTGAGCGCCGCTGGCGCGCCTCGCAGAAACTCGGGCTGGCCACCGTGCCGGTGATCGAGCGCGAGGCCTCCGACCGCGACGTGTTGGAAATGGCCCTCATCGAGAACCTCCAGCGCGAGGATCTCAATCCGATGGAAGAGGCCGCCGGCTACGTCCGCCTCGCCCGCGAGTTCACGATGAAGCAGGAGGAGATCGCCGCCCGAGTCGGCAAGTCCCGCGCCAGCGTCGCCAATGCGATGCGCCTGCTCGATCTCCATGGCGACGTCCAATTGCTCGTCGCCCAGGCCCGCCTCTCCGTCGGCCACGCCAAGGCCATCCTCTCGATCAAGGACCGCGACGCCCAGTTGCTCGCGTCCGATCAGGTGATCCGCCGCCAGCTCACGGTGCGGGCCACCGAGAAGCTGGCCCAGACCTTCCAGAACGATCTCGCCACGCCCGCCACCGAAGGCGGCTCGGCCAAGGCCGCCGCCTCCACCCCGGCCCGCGAGACCGACGCCCACATCCGCGCGATCGAAAACCGCCTGCGCGATCTTTTCGCCACCCACGTGGCGATCACCCACAGCACGAAGAAGGGCAAGATCGAGCTGGAATACTACGGCAACGACGACCTCCAGCGCATCTTGGAGCTCCTCGGCGCCGACGAGGTTTAA
- a CDS encoding VOC family protein, with protein sequence MNPPISRIALYVHDMEKVATFYEQHFGFTRTNTGLADKFILAPPSGGCALVILQASKGHKSGQSCVKIVFDVADVAAFKAERAKEGLAFGAIHQGPGYEFANARDPAKNLIQISSGHLRD encoded by the coding sequence ATGAACCCGCCCATCTCCCGGATCGCGCTCTATGTCCACGACATGGAGAAAGTCGCCACGTTCTACGAGCAGCACTTTGGCTTCACCCGCACCAACACAGGTCTGGCGGACAAGTTCATTCTCGCCCCACCCTCCGGCGGTTGCGCGCTGGTGATCCTTCAGGCGAGCAAGGGTCACAAGTCCGGACAATCGTGCGTGAAAATCGTGTTCGACGTCGCGGACGTGGCGGCGTTCAAAGCCGAACGGGCGAAGGAAGGCTTGGCATTCGGTGCCATCCACCAAGGCCCCGGCTACGAGTTCGCAAACGCCCGTGATCCCGCGAAAAATCTCATCCAGATTTCCAGCGGCCACTTGAGGGATTGA
- a CDS encoding phytanoyl-CoA dioxygenase family protein: MTLAASGYELRPTGIPSATRALLRETLFQEERAGTRCLLDHPLVRETAVALRKELAASGHLPENAIAIQAIAFDKTAETNWKVTWHQDLMFPFAQPVTSDGYLLPRHKDGVDYARPPEEILGRLLAVRLHLDDCDESNGPLRVLPGSHLHGIIPSEEIAGHLERHEAAICLATEGEALLMRPLLLHASSQATAPKHRRVLHFVYDTGGPLSQKWHREV; encoded by the coding sequence ATGACGCTCGCCGCCTCTGGATACGAACTCCGGCCCACCGGAATCCCTTCCGCCACACGCGCGCTTCTCCGTGAAACGCTGTTTCAGGAAGAACGTGCCGGAACCCGCTGCCTGCTCGACCATCCCCTCGTGCGGGAAACCGCGGTTGCCTTGCGGAAGGAACTCGCCGCCAGCGGCCACCTGCCGGAAAATGCCATCGCCATCCAGGCGATCGCCTTCGACAAGACCGCGGAGACGAATTGGAAAGTCACCTGGCACCAGGATCTGATGTTTCCCTTCGCCCAACCGGTGACCTCGGACGGCTACCTCCTGCCGCGGCACAAGGACGGCGTCGACTACGCCCGACCACCGGAGGAAATCCTCGGGCGGTTGCTGGCGGTGCGGCTGCACCTCGACGACTGCGATGAATCGAACGGGCCTCTCCGTGTCCTGCCCGGCAGCCACCTCCACGGCATCATTCCCTCCGAGGAGATCGCCGGCCATCTGGAGCGGCATGAAGCGGCGATCTGTCTCGCGACCGAAGGAGAAGCCCTACTGATGAGGCCCTTGCTTCTGCACGCCTCCTCTCAAGCGACGGCCCCGAAACACCGCCGGGTGCTGCACTTCGTCTATGACACGGGCGGCCCCCTTTCGCAAAAGTGGCATCGGGAGGTCTGA
- a CDS encoding M28 family peptidase has protein sequence MKQRLVLVLIAAVVLAVAGVVGWRLRNDPSGNSLGQNAYQHTAAILAIGPRPAGSQGLAKVRGYVKQELEKSGWSVKEQAFKRNTLKGEVEFVNVRARFAPKGTDAWAAVPEGILCAHIDSKDIPGMEFLGADDAASACAAIVEIGRHLASQKPEQAGKLELVFFDGEEGFSDSITTIDGLFGSREYAGVWRSQPKKPRFGILLDMIGHTNLRISLPVDSPEFLKNHVLAAATQEDVKKHFSVSDFTITDDHVPLNQVGIPTIDVIGDFSNFNWWHNQKGGKDDLSVISAESLDKSMRVTIRTLDRLFDKDQ, from the coding sequence ATGAAGCAGCGTCTGGTGCTTGTGTTGATCGCCGCGGTCGTGCTCGCGGTGGCCGGTGTGGTCGGGTGGCGCCTCCGCAACGATCCATCCGGAAACAGCCTGGGGCAGAACGCCTACCAGCACACCGCCGCAATCCTCGCCATCGGCCCACGCCCGGCCGGCTCGCAGGGCTTGGCCAAAGTGCGCGGCTACGTGAAGCAGGAGCTGGAGAAGTCCGGCTGGTCCGTGAAGGAGCAGGCGTTCAAGCGCAATACCCTCAAGGGCGAGGTGGAGTTCGTGAACGTCCGCGCGCGCTTCGCGCCGAAGGGCACCGACGCCTGGGCCGCCGTGCCGGAGGGCATCCTGTGCGCCCATATCGACTCGAAGGACATCCCGGGCATGGAATTCCTCGGCGCGGACGACGCCGCCTCGGCCTGCGCGGCCATCGTCGAGATCGGTCGCCACCTCGCGTCCCAGAAGCCGGAACAAGCCGGGAAGCTGGAACTGGTCTTCTTCGATGGCGAGGAAGGCTTCAGCGATTCCATCACCACCATCGATGGCCTTTTCGGCAGCCGGGAGTACGCCGGCGTGTGGCGGAGCCAGCCGAAGAAACCGCGCTTCGGCATCCTGCTCGACATGATCGGCCACACCAACCTGCGGATCTCGCTGCCTGTCGATTCGCCGGAGTTCCTGAAGAACCACGTGCTGGCCGCGGCCACGCAGGAGGATGTGAAAAAGCACTTCTCGGTGTCCGACTTCACGATCACCGACGACCACGTGCCGCTCAATCAGGTCGGCATCCCGACCATCGATGTGATCGGTGATTTCTCGAACTTCAACTGGTGGCACAACCAGAAGGGCGGCAAGGACGACCTGTCCGTGATCTCCGCCGAGTCGCTGGACAAATCGATGCGCGTGACCATCCGAACGCTCGACCGGTTGTTCGACAAGGACCAGTGA
- a CDS encoding chorismate-binding protein gives MNESAPLAWLARPDGSVVLGHGPFTAAAVPPADGVAFYVQRYGLDEPEPWRIPAAVEHLDSAALEARFSDRPLPVCEWAEIDAGPFAGVFQEVMDEIRRGTFEKTVPVVVEEGRLVSGSPFDVAAAMTRQAAPRLSYAWSEGDRGFSGATPEVLFSLSGRKLTTMALAGTAKREERVVFAVDEKEIREHEYVAQSLVAKLGDIGTVHRGERTILDLGSLVHFLSPIEVELDEPQKPSDLIRRLHPTPALGPHPRTPGTLSQLIGWRRRLGCPYEFGAPFGVWDCGRFDAIVAIRGVWWDGNRVKLPAGCGVIEVSRLVNEWRELRLKREAVKHVLAP, from the coding sequence ATGAACGAATCCGCACCGCTCGCTTGGCTGGCCCGCCCCGATGGCTCGGTGGTGCTCGGGCACGGCCCGTTCACCGCGGCCGCGGTTCCGCCCGCGGATGGCGTGGCGTTTTACGTCCAGCGATACGGCTTGGATGAGCCGGAGCCGTGGCGGATTCCCGCGGCGGTGGAGCATCTCGACTCCGCGGCGCTGGAAGCCCGTTTCAGTGATCGTCCGCTGCCCGTTTGCGAATGGGCGGAGATCGATGCCGGTCCCTTCGCCGGGGTGTTCCAAGAGGTGATGGACGAGATCCGCCGCGGCACGTTCGAGAAAACGGTGCCGGTGGTGGTGGAGGAGGGGCGGCTGGTGTCCGGATCGCCTTTCGATGTGGCGGCCGCGATGACGCGCCAGGCCGCGCCCCGCCTGTCCTACGCGTGGTCAGAGGGGGATCGCGGGTTCTCCGGCGCGACTCCGGAGGTGTTGTTTTCACTGAGTGGCCGGAAGCTCACCACCATGGCGTTGGCGGGCACCGCGAAGCGCGAGGAGCGGGTGGTGTTCGCGGTGGATGAGAAGGAAATCCGCGAGCACGAATACGTGGCCCAGTCTCTGGTCGCGAAACTCGGCGACATCGGCACGGTGCACCGCGGCGAACGCACCATCCTCGATCTCGGCTCGCTGGTGCATTTCCTTTCCCCGATCGAGGTGGAGCTGGACGAACCGCAGAAGCCTTCCGATTTGATTCGCCGTCTGCATCCCACGCCCGCGCTCGGACCGCATCCGCGCACGCCGGGGACTCTCTCACAGCTCATCGGCTGGAGGCGCCGGCTCGGCTGCCCCTATGAATTTGGAGCGCCCTTTGGCGTTTGGGATTGCGGTCGATTTGATGCGATTGTCGCAATCCGTGGGGTCTGGTGGGATGGGAACCGCGTGAAGCTGCCCGCCGGTTGCGGAGTGATCGAGGTGAGCCGTCTGGTCAATGAATGGCGCGAGCTGCGGCTCAAGCGGGAAGCGGTGAAACACGTCCTCGCACCCTGA
- a CDS encoding lysophospholipid acyltransferase family protein: protein MRELPQDRPYRFRPPVDRPWLNPLLRWVNRSVFLKRFYHVSSVECHGIERLEEAMRSKDAVVLAPNHADHADVHVLSEVTARVGIRPRFMGAREIFEAGAINAFALQSGGVFSVDRDGADIAAIKMALSILEAGDYPLVIYPEGEIYHHHEWLDPLHDGLASILLKVARKLPDNRRAWIFPIAFRFEYDGSVRETFPERVAALEKTIGWTPKEDLPVVERLYRFGPALLAVKEMEYFGETGTGDLAERLERLRERLLADVEGRHGKDVRSTTVPERVRAQRFRIRKALLDPENRPDPATRHRLLDDIKRIHVAYQVYSYPGVYLAEDPDDHRIAETLMKLEEDLLGKATYPVARKATIVFGEPIDVTRMLGAGELPAKGGAPELTAVLEEKLGAMVRQGDPTGLSGADSPSIVRGDA, encoded by the coding sequence ATGAGAGAACTGCCCCAGGACCGCCCCTACCGTTTCCGGCCACCGGTCGACCGGCCGTGGCTGAACCCGCTGCTACGGTGGGTGAACCGGAGTGTGTTCTTGAAGCGCTTCTATCATGTCTCCTCGGTCGAATGCCACGGCATCGAGCGGTTGGAGGAGGCCATGCGGTCGAAGGACGCGGTGGTGCTCGCTCCAAACCACGCCGACCACGCGGACGTGCATGTCCTCAGTGAGGTGACCGCGCGGGTGGGCATCCGGCCGCGGTTCATGGGTGCGCGGGAGATTTTCGAGGCCGGTGCGATCAATGCCTTCGCCCTCCAGAGCGGCGGAGTGTTCTCGGTGGACCGGGATGGGGCGGACATCGCGGCGATCAAGATGGCGCTCTCGATCTTGGAGGCGGGCGATTATCCGCTGGTGATTTATCCGGAAGGGGAGATCTACCATCACCATGAGTGGCTGGACCCGCTCCACGATGGCCTTGCCTCGATCCTGCTGAAGGTCGCACGGAAGCTGCCGGACAACCGGCGTGCGTGGATTTTCCCGATCGCCTTCCGCTTCGAATATGATGGCTCGGTGCGCGAGACCTTCCCGGAGCGGGTGGCGGCGCTGGAGAAGACCATCGGCTGGACGCCGAAGGAGGATTTGCCGGTGGTGGAGCGTTTGTATCGTTTCGGCCCGGCTCTGCTGGCGGTGAAGGAGATGGAGTATTTCGGCGAGACCGGCACCGGGGATCTGGCGGAGCGCCTGGAGCGCCTGCGCGAACGGCTGCTTGCGGATGTCGAGGGCCGCCATGGCAAGGACGTGCGCTCGACCACCGTGCCGGAACGGGTCCGCGCCCAGCGGTTCCGTATCCGCAAGGCCCTGCTCGATCCGGAGAATCGGCCCGATCCCGCGACCCGCCACCGGTTGCTCGATGACATCAAGCGGATCCATGTGGCCTATCAGGTCTATAGCTATCCCGGTGTTTATCTGGCGGAGGATCCGGACGACCACCGGATCGCGGAGACGCTGATGAAGCTGGAAGAGGATCTGCTGGGCAAAGCGACCTACCCGGTGGCGCGGAAGGCAACGATCGTGTTCGGGGAGCCCATTGATGTCACCCGAATGCTGGGAGCCGGGGAACTGCCCGCGAAGGGCGGGGCACCGGAACTCACCGCCGTGCTGGAGGAGAAACTCGGGGCGATGGTGCGGCAGGGAGACCCGACGGGCTTGTCGGGCGCGGATTCACCCTCCATCGTCCGCGGCGACGCATGA
- a CDS encoding proprotein convertase P-domain-containing protein: protein MKTIALSALGLVSLAGMAHADKTLNPVKIDPLLIDTEPYRFNGVVLTDEVRGSGFVAWNQRAFFTAAHVVSSLGGDDTEATLDWGLPPDWVPMNNSDTADTEATIPSRGYYRFKSYEALAEAQKAVNGSAFSRDVVLGFAFEDLIPGTPAVLNTNGYKDIRGNVTTMITGYPAVNFYTGEDIPGYFLHQTGPGITPYAVDFGRAMRTSLVTTGSGNSGGPLWVQKGASWVASGVLVGGLPSETIVYAFSPDVNALTKSVAPIVKPTPATPVSVGGVGATSFFFPMTKAKKIPDGVARYTDFRFNVSRFEEGAAVTKVHLNLDISTPHQGDLLVVLQGPGGVATIVHKEEGGDEDDLVIDDKDFSEAFSGIYANGPWTVRVQDRLKGDIATVNKIALEIGVDKASGTTTPTP from the coding sequence GTGAAAACCATCGCCCTCTCCGCCCTCGGGTTGGTCTCGCTCGCCGGAATGGCGCATGCGGACAAGACTCTCAATCCCGTGAAGATCGACCCCCTGTTGATCGATACGGAACCCTACCGTTTCAACGGGGTGGTGCTCACGGACGAGGTCCGCGGCAGCGGGTTCGTGGCGTGGAACCAGCGGGCCTTTTTCACAGCCGCTCATGTGGTTTCCTCGTTGGGGGGCGACGATACAGAGGCGACTTTGGATTGGGGGCTGCCGCCGGATTGGGTTCCGATGAACAATTCGGATACCGCGGATACCGAGGCGACGATCCCATCCCGCGGCTATTACCGCTTCAAATCGTATGAAGCCCTCGCGGAGGCGCAGAAGGCCGTCAATGGCAGCGCGTTCAGCCGTGACGTGGTGCTGGGCTTCGCCTTCGAGGACCTGATTCCCGGCACCCCGGCGGTGCTGAACACCAATGGCTACAAGGACATCCGCGGCAATGTGACCACGATGATCACGGGCTATCCGGCCGTGAATTTCTACACCGGCGAGGACATTCCGGGCTATTTCCTGCACCAGACCGGACCGGGCATCACGCCTTATGCCGTGGACTTCGGCCGGGCGATGCGGACTTCGCTCGTGACCACCGGCAGCGGCAACAGCGGTGGTCCGCTGTGGGTCCAGAAAGGGGCCTCGTGGGTCGCGTCCGGGGTGTTGGTCGGTGGCTTGCCGTCCGAGACCATCGTGTATGCCTTTTCGCCCGATGTGAACGCCTTGACGAAATCGGTCGCCCCGATCGTGAAACCGACCCCGGCCACCCCGGTGTCGGTGGGGGGAGTGGGCGCGACCTCGTTCTTCTTCCCGATGACCAAGGCGAAGAAGATTCCCGACGGTGTCGCCCGCTACACCGATTTCCGTTTCAACGTTTCCCGCTTCGAGGAAGGGGCGGCGGTCACCAAGGTGCACCTCAACCTCGACATCTCGACTCCCCACCAGGGCGATCTTTTGGTCGTCCTCCAGGGGCCGGGTGGAGTGGCCACCATCGTCCACAAGGAAGAAGGCGGGGACGAGGACGACCTCGTGATCGATGACAAGGATTTCAGCGAGGCTTTCTCCGGCATCTACGCGAACGGCCCATGGACCGTGCGCGTGCAGGACCGCCTGAAGGGTGACATCGCCACGGTGAACAAGATCGCGCTGGAGATCGGCGTGGACAAAGCGTCCGGTACCACCACTCCGACTCCGTGA
- a CDS encoding rhamnulokinase family protein, with protein MPKQVFIAVDLGAGSGRVIAAKTDLTKLYLEEVHRFDNPGTDLPDGSYWNLIGLYREILTGLRTAVERYGDKIVSIGIDTWGCDHALLDGHGQLLGMPHQYRDPRHEGMAEAMHAILPEVEIFAQTGVATNFYNTSLHLLAEVKKQSPGLLHASRLLFTPDVLAYWLTGVQAVERTVASTSQLLDPRSGDWAWGVIESLGLPSGIFGEIVAPGTVLGPIRAEVARQIGRADIPVVASACHDTAAAVAGIPMTEGDNLWLSSGTWSIMGIETREPITGPDAFKAGFCNELGVDGTVRFLKNIAGLWLIQECKRQWALDGEDITYAGLAELAKEAEPFSAFIDPDDPVFASPGDMPAKIAAWCERTGQTVPRKKGCILRIATESLALKYRMTLDKLRQLTGRDFARLHAGGGGIQNALLSQATANAMGIEVVAGPIEATSCGNLITQMVATGHLPDFAAGRQLIRDSFEFVTYTPQDTEAWNEAYARFQALCR; from the coding sequence ATGCCGAAGCAAGTTTTCATCGCCGTTGACCTCGGGGCCGGAAGCGGCCGCGTGATCGCCGCCAAGACCGACCTCACCAAACTCTATCTGGAAGAGGTCCACCGCTTCGACAATCCCGGCACCGACCTTCCCGACGGCTCCTACTGGAACCTGATCGGCCTCTATCGTGAAATTCTCACCGGTCTGCGCACCGCCGTGGAGCGCTACGGTGACAAGATCGTCTCGATCGGCATCGACACCTGGGGCTGCGACCACGCCCTGCTCGACGGCCACGGCCAGCTTCTCGGAATGCCGCACCAGTACCGCGATCCGCGCCACGAGGGCATGGCGGAAGCGATGCACGCGATCCTGCCGGAGGTGGAGATTTTCGCCCAAACCGGCGTGGCCACCAATTTCTACAACACCTCGCTGCACCTGCTGGCGGAGGTGAAAAAGCAGAGCCCCGGCCTGCTGCATGCCAGCCGCCTGCTGTTCACCCCGGACGTGCTGGCCTACTGGCTCACCGGCGTGCAGGCGGTGGAGCGCACCGTGGCCTCCACCTCGCAGCTCCTCGACCCGCGCAGCGGCGATTGGGCTTGGGGAGTGATCGAGTCGCTGGGGCTGCCGTCCGGCATCTTCGGCGAGATCGTGGCTCCCGGCACCGTGCTCGGCCCGATCCGCGCGGAAGTCGCTCGCCAGATCGGCCGCGCGGACATCCCGGTGGTCGCATCCGCCTGCCATGACACCGCCGCGGCGGTGGCCGGCATCCCGATGACCGAGGGCGACAACCTGTGGCTGTCCTCCGGCACCTGGTCGATCATGGGCATCGAGACCCGCGAGCCGATCACCGGACCGGACGCGTTCAAGGCGGGCTTTTGCAACGAGCTGGGGGTCGATGGCACCGTCCGCTTCCTGAAGAATATCGCGGGCCTGTGGCTGATCCAGGAGTGCAAGCGCCAGTGGGCGCTCGATGGCGAGGACATCACCTACGCCGGACTGGCCGAGCTGGCGAAGGAAGCGGAGCCGTTCAGCGCCTTCATCGATCCGGACGATCCGGTGTTCGCCAGCCCGGGCGACATGCCTGCGAAGATCGCCGCGTGGTGCGAGCGCACCGGCCAGACGGTTCCGAGGAAAAAGGGCTGTATCCTGCGCATCGCCACCGAATCGCTGGCGCTGAAATACCGCATGACGCTCGACAAACTGCGCCAGCTCACCGGTCGCGATTTCGCCCGCCTCCACGCGGGTGGTGGCGGCATCCAGAATGCCCTGCTCAGCCAGGCCACCGCCAATGCCATGGGCATCGAGGTGGTCGCCGGACCAATCGAGGCCACCTCCTGCGGCAACCTGATCACCCAGATGGTCGCCACCGGCCACCTGCCGGACTTCGCCGCGGGCCGCCAGTTGATCCGGGATTCCTTCGAGTTCGTGACCTACACGCCGCAGGACACGGAGGCATGGAACGAGGCCTACGCCCGCTTCCAGGCCCTCTGCCGCTGA
- the glpX gene encoding class II fructose-bisphosphatase has product MIDPERIFESDFLRATEAAALFAHRWMGRGDKEAADEAACDAIRGMFDLMDMRGEVVIGEGIKDDAPGLFKGEKVGTWLEGAPQFHIALDPVDGTTNVSKGMANSVACIAAAIPRNGEENALEDIPAFYMEKLSYPQKVRKAFIEDPSLPISVEAPTEEVIKITAKILEKDIRDIVVMVLDRPRNEPYIDAVRRTGAKLRMLADGDIAAAIAPGFPDSGIDLYVGIGGSPEGVLSAAGLRCLGGGLQAKVWPRDPMERRLLIAEGHEKILDRVYLSKDLAKGDSIIFSATGISDTPLLRGVEVRGNVARTHSVLMRVKSRTMRSIKAHHDLATKTFHLRSKKAEVLLLD; this is encoded by the coding sequence ATGATCGACCCGGAACGTATTTTCGAATCCGACTTCCTCCGCGCCACCGAGGCCGCGGCACTCTTCGCCCATCGCTGGATGGGCCGGGGTGACAAGGAAGCCGCCGATGAAGCCGCCTGCGACGCCATTCGCGGCATGTTCGACCTGATGGACATGCGCGGCGAGGTGGTGATCGGCGAAGGCATCAAGGACGACGCCCCCGGCCTCTTCAAGGGCGAGAAGGTCGGCACCTGGCTGGAAGGCGCCCCGCAGTTCCACATCGCGCTCGATCCGGTGGACGGCACCACCAACGTCTCCAAGGGCATGGCGAACTCGGTGGCCTGCATCGCCGCCGCGATCCCTCGCAACGGCGAGGAGAACGCGCTGGAGGACATCCCGGCCTTCTACATGGAGAAGCTCTCCTACCCGCAGAAGGTCCGGAAGGCCTTCATCGAAGACCCCTCTTTGCCGATCAGCGTGGAAGCCCCCACCGAGGAGGTCATCAAGATCACCGCGAAGATCCTGGAAAAGGACATCCGTGACATCGTGGTCATGGTCCTCGACCGCCCCCGCAACGAGCCCTACATCGACGCCGTGCGCCGCACCGGCGCGAAGCTGCGCATGCTGGCGGACGGCGACATCGCCGCCGCCATCGCCCCGGGCTTCCCGGACAGCGGCATCGACCTCTACGTCGGCATCGGTGGCTCGCCGGAAGGCGTGCTCTCCGCCGCCGGCCTGCGCTGCCTCGGTGGCGGCCTGCAGGCCAAGGTCTGGCCGCGCGATCCCATGGAGCGCCGCCTGCTCATCGCCGAGGGCCACGAGAAGATCCTGGACCGCGTCTACCTCTCCAAGGACCTGGCCAAGGGCGACAGCATCATCTTCAGCGCCACCGGCATCTCCGACACCCCGCTGCTGCGCGGCGTGGAGGTCCGGGGCAATGTGGCCCGCACCCACTCGGTGCTGATGCGCGTGAAGAGCCGCACCATGCGCTCGATCAAGGCCCACCACGACCTCGCCACCAAGACCTTCCACCTCCGCTCGAAGAAGGCCGAGGTGCTGCTCTTGGATTGA